The sequence below is a genomic window from Vespula pensylvanica isolate Volc-1 chromosome 1, ASM1446617v1, whole genome shotgun sequence.
attattttcttaatatgtTAACGATCATGACAGTGATTATTAATTCTACATAAACTTACCTCTGTTTACCTTCGttttaaataagattaaaaaggagaaagaagaattattatattttgaaccTAGGTGgattggttaaaaaaaaaaaattgtaaaccTGATATAATCAGAATTTATTTTGCAGTAATATCTGCTTtaccaatttttattttgcaatatatACCAGTTCACTGTTTTTCCACTATCATTATAGTTGAAACATAACAATATACTTTCCCTTTAAGAGGAGAAGCTTTGCATTTTgcaatataaagaaaaaaaaatcattcacTTTGAAGTAACATTTTGACATTGTACAGCATAGAAAGCGTACATAATGCAGTATAAATAGAATAGGCAAAGGAAACAGGCGTAAGACCTATTGACGTGGATATgcaaaaaatttaatctataGCAAAATTCATTCTAGTATAcccattctctccctctctctctctctttctctccttctttctctctctctctctcactctttctctccctctctctctttctttctctcattcactgtctcattcattcattctcttctttcgttttactgTCTGCTGTTTGTTGTATGtgcgcatatacatatatatataatcataaatctgtacatacaaataatacaatgtacattaatatattcacatatataaatatattaatgtattgtATCTTTATATCCAATCtcataattatacatatgcatatatgtacatatgtatgtgaatATGTACAAGAATTGGTATGTTATGTTATGCCAATTTTTAAGAGTTACAcaattatagtatatttaatAGTCAAAATGCAACCCGTAAATTGACTTATATACATTCAATTAGTTACATTGCCTACTAAAGTCAAGTGTTAATCACAATACTTATGCATATTAATACTAAACAATAGTTAAGTTCAATCTCTATACATACTTCGTAGGAAATATAACTCAACTATCTTATAACACCTCAACCTTAATGCTATTATACGgagtaaaaattgaaaaataataaaattattaattcaaatcTATGTACGGTAAAGTTACTTAGTTATCTAGAAGAAACTTACGATTAGTATCGGTttgttttaaagaatattattaccgaaaatttaaaaatataatgtgttATCACGTTCTATGTTGTTTGTACTAAATATGTAATTGTATTATGTTTGAATTTATCAAGATTACttcgtatatgtacatatatagaaagaggTGTTAACAGATAGTATGAGCACAAATATTTATGTTGAAGAATAAGTTGAAAGTTGTctggaataaattttctaaatacatagatctttcttttacatcctCCAACCATACGTTTTTGAGAAGAATTCTCTATACACTTGACAAACTTTTGTTCAAAGCAGAGCTTTGGTAGGAGAGACTTTCCAATAAAATCTTCCTGTCGCACAGCGACATAGAAGTTCTACTGTATTcacagaataaaattttacatatatatgtggtgtgtgtgtatgtatgtatgtatgatgtgtatttatatatatatttatatatatatttatatatagacacacacatactatatatatatatgtatatatatatatatatatatatacatatatcatatatatacacatcatatatacatgcaaatacatacatatatatgtatataatgcgtaatatatatatatatatatatatatatatatatacacatatacatatatatatatagtggaTACACTGCACTTCGACACCTGCTGCATTATTATAGAAGTCAATGCATAAAATTTTTGGAACTTCTCGTCAGGTAGTTTAACTAtaagttcctttttttcatataattgtGTTTATATGAATTGGTTAATAACTTCATCCAATCGCTCTGTAAAGTTGCATTGATTTGGCTTATAtctaagtaataatattactattatatatcttatcaaTGCAGCGAATTGGGAACACGATATTTCACGTTTTTATAGGACCAAcctttaaaacaatttttataaaatagataactttattaatgaaacgaaaaagtaGCTTATgcacatacatgtatttatgaatttagtaaataattgtttaatttttcttctattaaacaattttgttAGCCTTGGATTAGTGAAATTTCGTGTTTACCTAAccagaaatataaaatgaactCAGTCTTTGGTTTGAGCGATCAAACTTTGATAATTCTTGATGTTTTATTCAAAGATACTATTGGGTAAATgtaacattaataaattttatataaaaatccatGTACCactatatttcgtttaaagcGTTTCaactaaataaacaaattattttttacaagaatCTTTTTGGATAATTCTCCAAACATCACTTGTCCTTCTCATACATTCATTTAGCAGAAGATTCccaacatataataataaatttaaatgtataagtAAATGCCAAAAATTGACAAGGAATTAGTGGTATTACTAATATACCATGTACAGATGAggatgtgaaaaaaaatagaacctTCTTGCTTAATGATAAATttgagaaaaacgagagaaataatcATGTTTCtaaaatgtatgtacaaatatggagcagaaattaaattttagaaaatgttagataatattataggCAAGTgttcttttacaaaataataagttCTATCCaggataaaatttctttattactcCTTCTCTAAAATTGTTttgaattcataaatttttcatacacATCGCTGTGTGCCTACCACAACAacattaattacaattatttagtTAATTACCTAAAAGTAAGAGATACAGTAagcgtaattatttttatatgtacaatatatctttttttgtttgtttcttattaTGATTTTAAGAAGTCTCCCTACAATTTGAAACATTTGCACCATAATCATACTTCTTATCTTGCGTTACGGCTGGCACTAAGCATTTTCATTGTTCATtgagaaaaaacaatatttaaacatGTGAAAAGTTTATGAGATTATTTttgacatatatttttatatttttaataacgataaattattagttGAGCAATGGCCTATATTTTGCATAAATTGCTTTGAATTTGAATTATCACAATATTTTTCAcaatatcataaaatacaGTGTTATTTGACTTTACACAAGATTACATAGTGAACATTGTTACAATTATGAGTTGAGAAATATAATAGCTTACTTTGAATTTCATTatgttttcaatatattatattgttttttctgaacataatgaaaaagtaaagctataaacatataaaaatgaattttgtaGAATAATCACATGcaaagtaaattatatttttaaattagaaatgaaagagaacatAGAAATTAACTGATTCTCTGTCACTGTCACAAttattgttccttttttttaaaaattgttacatCCAAAATAAAACATGTTTAATTCTATTCTTGtcctttataaaaaatatttgcccTTAACATTTTATCTTGGTACACCAATAAAATTGTACATAAAGGGAGACAGTCATATAAAAGATGctaagaggaagagagagcaTCACAAATGTGTGATACATGGAAATTCAAGACTTTTTACCTATGCATTAGTATTCATaggtaataatttttcttaacaagAATATACAGTTACTACATAGAagagatacatataaatgattgaaagaaaaaattctattttttgcaaatatattatttggaaataaatttttcttttgtaatttctcACATCTTGCTAACAGATGAATACCTTTTTTTGAGGGTCTAATTCATAATATATGTTTTGCAATTACTAACACGAAAGACTTATGAGTCCTTATATAGGTATTCTAAAGATAGCATTCCTTCACAATTTTGTGTAATACAAGCTCCTCAAACGCaacatttgaataaaattagaCTCTacttatttttcgatataatctGTTGTCATCTAGTAATACAAAaactcatacatatataatatattcaccAATCATGCATCTTGCATACAAAGATATTTAATGTTCTTTGAAATTACCTGACAGTAATAGCTTTAATATTTCACAGCCTTCAAgcgttttaatatattatgagatatataaagaaacagCTTCTTTAAAACATGGTACTCAAAACAAATCTATGTACagcaatgaaataattatgtaatgtaataaaaaaatacattattcttttctctgcTTCTAAATAGTTTTTCAATTGCAATaagtagaataaaattattatttttggatTTATAATTGTACaagtaattacaaattttttttatgtgtgaCGAACTTGCAGCAGAAATCttgaaaagattatatatattatacaatctaaggaaaatataatttccaaTAAATTTGCATAAGATTTTATGTCAAGAATTTGTCATATatgcaaattatttataaaacatactATAAACTGATTGTTCTTACTTCTGTGGAGTTATATTGTACTGCTCCTTACATTTGTTTCTAATGAATGCTGTGTTTGAGAAAGCTTGTGACATAAGCAGTGATTATGAGATACATTTTTAGTATTGTTTTTGTACACAAATAGAATTAACCAGATTACAGGATTCTATTAGTTTCTATTAGCTTTAATAcatgacaattttttttttgcactgCGTATAATCTTAGAGTGTTGAACtctcaaatataaaaaaagaaataataataataataataatcaataacaaTGTTATGATCCTTTGgaaacatatgtataaataaataaattatgtttgtAATTTGTTATACTGGTACTGTTTCAATTTCGTAGCACTAATTAACTTAAATGAATTTAACTTAATTCATTCTGACTGCATttgttttacaaattttaattataacatatGAAGAAGAATATGTCATTCTTTGTACAatcaataaatacatatttatgtacaaagaaaaagaaaccgtATATcgtaatttgttaaatattcctTCTTTATGTAAAAAGCATAGAAAATTACCacagaaattttcattaattttagaGAACTGAATTtctgaaatataatttcatttttccaaaaataacATGTATATTATGATATGATTATTAATCCATGATTTGCATAATACAGACTGACTGTTGAttcaataagaaaagaaaaaaaaaaattaattaattaaaatgtttttttttttttttcttttttcaggcCAGAGCTAAAggcaatattttctataacatTTATACTATTCTGATAATCATAGTTTCGCCACAGAAGAGAACTGATCAAAACAATTTTGCAATTGTACTCAGCCGTACCACTATTTGCATTAAACAATACGTCAATATCCACTTCCCATAGTCAGGCAGACATGGGCAAGATAAAATTAGCAAAGCCCCCGATAACGCGTTGGTAGCAACAGGGGTGCCAATAGTAGGCATCATGTCACTTCCATTGCCAATGAATTAGTTTTATTTGCCCGGACAAGTTGTTGCTGTTGTGATTTGGTCTCACAGGGTGAATTTTCCACTCCATCCACCTCCAGATTCAAACTTTCACTATAAAACATAATAGAGGTGATCTAGcatatatattgaatactttatatttttaataaatgaatattattcaattatttagcatatttcgatttataatcaatctaatttaattaattaaaaagaatttcactatgactaaaaaatttattataataagaattattaaaataattaaaaaaaagaaattaaattatttatttagataaatgCTTACCTATTACTATTAAGCGTAATTTCCCCGGACGTTGGGATTTGTTGTGCCTGACTCTGTgtttgttgctgttgttgtctTGCAATACTCGCTAATTTACTTTGCGTGATAAGGCCAGGCAACAGATTGGACGGCGGATGTTTCTGTGGTAGAACTATTGTCGGCTGATTGTTCACAACATGAGTACTGTTTGGCAGATTATTTGAGTTGCTTATATGTGATAAAGGCCCATTTTGATGGCCATTACCAAAGTTTGTAATGGTACCACTAGGTGTGGTGGCTGCACTAAACACTCTAACTCCTGCACTTCCACCACTGCCACAATTACCGCCATTTCTATTATTTGTTGGACTAGTCAGAGATTTAGATAATATAGAAGCAGCGTTACTGTTATAAGGTAATTGTCTGTGTTGTCTGGACTGGTAATTCGACTGTGTTTCTATCGCAACACTCGTACATTGCGTTGATACGGTACTCAGTGTCGTCGCTTGATTGGTCACACACGAAGAGGACGACGGGATTGAAGAACTTGAAGTATTTACAACACTAGAACCACCACCACTGCACTGAGGCCGGCTCTGTTGTGTCACAGGCTGTGCAAACAGATTGCTGCATAATGGTGTCACTACAAAATGTGAGCTGCCCAGCTCGTCTGTCCGCAAATCGCTGGAGCTATTGTCCGACAACCCACTAACGCACGCACTACCGTTGACACTTGCTACCGCAAGATCAAAGTCCGATAGAGCATCCACTGAGAAGTAATCTGCAATGTTAAATTCCGAAGTAAATGGTGGCTCGTCACCCACACGTTCGGGCTCCACTTCCACACATATCGACGTTGCTTCAGGTGGGAATGGATATGGAAGTGGTTTCGATGGAGACAACACTGGTTCTACATCTGAGTCTGTATCGCTACTTTCCTCACTTGGACTGTGCACTGACTCAGGTGGAGTCTTTGGTCGAAAGTGTAGCctaatttgaattattaatagatattaattaacatatatagttgcaacaaacaaaatattatattatagttattatatgAACTGGTAGGTTCGTACCATTCTTTCTTGACAGGTGTACTATTTGTGGCAGTTGTATTTGAGTTTGAAGCCTCACGTTTTGGTTCGTGTATCGTAAAATCTAAAGAAGACCACATGTCGTCCAAATCTGAAGTACAGCGGTCTAGTATAACTCTGAAATGTATTGCATGagtaaatatcaaaaaaagaaaaatggctaTCTCCTCAAGTGAATCACTACATCAGTACCTGCCACCTCGACCAAGTCTTCTTCTAGCAAGACCAATACATTTAGGTACTGGTTTACTAATGCTGGTGAGGGCAAACCTATACTTCTTATCAGCCAAACCTCCTTCATGTTTGTCACACCAAGGCCAATTTCCAAATCCACCTAATACGGGCTGCAAAGAGAAAAGCTCTATATCTACAATCCTGAAAAAATGAACATTAAAACTGTTTCCGTACTTCAAAAAAGAACTTCTGATTTTCATTACCATCCTTGCAAGAACGTTACAAGGAGAAACtgagttttaaataaatttgtaaattaataattgtataccatataaaatacataacatgaaaattcgaatattcgtaaaaattataatcttcaAGATAATGTGTATTATACTTACAGGTAGATAAGTGCTATTCCTATTTCGTCGAAAGGCAAATTGGCCTTCATCAGCAGTATCCTCATCATCTCTAtctgaagaaagagaaggttgAGAATGAGAATGTGATGGAAGGGGACTGTCTTCATCCGAACTTAGTAGAGGGTCCAGCCCACTTCCAAGTACTCCTGTCCGATTTCCTCGACCTCCTCCACTGCCTGTTCCGCCACGTATACCAGTTTCATCGAGGCTACCTCCTCTACTGTCCGTTTTATGTTTTCGTTTCTTGTATtgcctcttttcttttctagctACAACTTCATCCTAATGAAACAATACATAAACATTCGATCATTAGTTTTAAAGAATGAATAGTGTATACATCCATTATCTAAGTACTCACTTTATTACAAACTTTATTTGCCCAATTTTGATGAACTCCAAATTGATTGGTGAAAAGTGGAGTGAATGCTGGTCTTGGAGTTTTTAATGCAGACACTTCTGCTAGAATCTGACCATTGAAATCTTGCGCTtgatacctatatataattaaaaatttatttgtttgaacATTAgacatgaaaaataataaatatatcaatgatataaGAACAGACCTCTTTTCATAAACTTCTATTGTAAGATGCAAAtgttctcgtttcgttttttcccGACGTTTAACCATTTCGAGGAGAGTAACTGCCCTGCTAAGATCTCTACGTAACTTGAGCATTTTTTCATAACTTGTTTCATCGTTCTTACGAATCTTACGTGTTTGCATTTTTTCTGTTCTGCGTCTAAATGCTAAATAAGGATTGTTAGCAGCCGAACCAAGCCGATGTTCCGTTTTTACAGTTAATAATAAAGGATGTTGctgcaaaatatataatgttttattaaatcttttctgtttaataatattattatttctaataatatatctcaAACTGAAAACACAATTATTTTCACTGTCATAAAAATATGGTAAAAGCTTACTGTCTTAAGTCGTTTGTTTAACCAATAATCAAAAACTGCAATAATAAgatcatcatcttcttttaaAAGTGCTTTAGCTTCATTAAGGGTAACTACAGTTTGGCCTGAACTCTTTTCTAAACGATCCATCATCTCTTCAAACTGAAGTGGAGTTAGATCCATTTTGCGACTTTGAACAGCAACCCATTTTTCATCTTCTGAATCCATATCATAGTCTGGTATGTCTTGCTCCATTGCAAAGGctgcaaataaaaaaggataattttTAGCAAATTTGATTGTATcttactttataaatattatgataaattgaaataaataaaatatgatttatatgtaCAAACTTAATGATTTATATGTACTAActaagaaatatacatatatatgtgtatatatataaattcatgcATACTTACGCTGCATATGTATAAGTTGACGAGGCAACTTGTAATCAGCAGGATATATTTTGTCATAAGCTTCAACATCTGCCAAGTCTGTTACTTCAGGGGTAGGAATGATTAAACCCGTGCATATTGCCCTTTGAAGATGATGTtccttcgaataaaaaatataaataatatgcatGCACAAATATATAGAGATTATATCTGCaagatattatttgtatacaaaatatttaatatgttgtGTCCAATATGTtacaataatttgttaaaaataatatattgtttacaaataatatatatttgtttacatattatttacataatttgtaagaaataaaaaagtttctataatacagaaaaaattgatatatccaaatattaacttttctcaaaaagtaattaaataaaaacgtttgatttaaatgaatttatcatCTTATGTATTatgattatgtatatatgaagatatatgaatatgtatacatactgTTATGTATTTCATATGCACTATTTGAAAATACTATTGTAATTCAAAACTGTATTGTTCAATAATACAAAtgtaatcaattaaaattaaagcaACTTAAAGATTGCTTATAACAGATACATTTCATATCAGAACtggaatattttttccatataatttatctaacTGTACTTGTATAAATTATGCTAAACAACTACATTAAACATCAATATTGGTTaacatcaaaaatatataacgaagCTTTATTTGTTACATATACCAATCTTCATATAACTTCTTAATTTatgatatcatttatataaaatagttcaTTCCATAAAAACTGattcatttgtattataaaactatagaatagaatttatctttattgCCTTTGACATTATATTAAactattacataaataaaagttaatgtTTAAGCTACAGAAATGATAATGGAAGAAATGAGTATTTTGCtgattaaataaaacagaCCTATGTACAAATTGTTtctactttttaataatatgtaagaTAGTAAAATAACAAGGGAAAGATGaagaatgtttaaataaactatttgaaaataataaataaaagaagcatTTAAATTTTAGTGAAAACAAGTATTCGTATCGGAATCAtctatattgataatattatttcatagaaaGTATTGTGTGACAACTGTCAAATCATAGAAAGGTAGAGACGTAGATGTTCTTAGCACATAAAAAGCTTTGAAAAATAGGTAaacaataacgaataaaaggtgaaaaattgaaatttctaatgaaagaagagaagaacgatcTCAAATGCCACCTGGCGGTTGTTTATCGAAACAAGATCGAATGTAAGATGGCCGTCGTGGAAAACATACTGGAACGAGGGCTGGACGGTCAACTTACGcattcctcctccttttccatGCCGCTGGGCATTTGGGGCACTGCGCGATTAATGGCCGAATAATCTGGCAAATCTGGCAATTCTTCAGCCATATAGATCGGCATTGGCTTAGAGACGTCCAGGGCGCGAGCCCTGAACGACAGCTTGCTCATCTTGAGGCGAGTGACTCTCGCGTGTTGACAACCAAATTGGCTGCTCGAACCGTGAGGCCAGTCGGGTCGGCTCGGGCCTCGGGCTTACGGAACGTGAATTTAATTGGGCCTGTTTAGGGGCCCAGAGGCCGTATTACCCGGCACAGAGAGCGCTCAGGGCCTCATCGTTCTCCGGCCATCGCGCTGGAACACGGTCACTCAGTCACCAAACGAAATATATCACTTTGAAAACATGTTTGCGTGACACGGTCCCTGCTCAAAGCCATCATGGCCGACGCACAGCCATTTAACACGTTCAGCCCAAACAGTTCCGCGATTCGACGTGAGTCGCGCGGGAATCGGCCCGTCGAAATCTACGCGTCTATTGGAGGTGCGCTCAGTCACAAGCCGGATTCGCATTCACAACGATCGCG
It includes:
- the LOC122626892 gene encoding enhancer of polycomb homolog 1, which gives rise to MSKLSFRARALDVSKPMPIYMAEELPDLPDYSAINRAVPQMPSGMEKEEECEHHLQRAICTGLIIPTPEVTDLADVEAYDKIYPADYKLPRQLIHMQPFAMEQDIPDYDMDSEDEKWVAVQSRKMDLTPLQFEEMMDRLEKSSGQTVVTLNEAKALLKEDDDLIIAVFDYWLNKRLKTQHPLLLTVKTEHRLGSAANNPYLAFRRRTEKMQTRKIRKNDETSYEKMLKLRRDLSRAVTLLEMVKRREKTKREHLHLTIEVYEKRYQAQDFNGQILAEVSALKTPRPAFTPLFTNQFGVHQNWANKVCNKDEVVARKEKRQYKKRKHKTDSRGGSLDETGIRGGTGSGGGRGNRTGVLGSGLDPLLSSDEDSPLPSHSHSQPSLSSDRDDEDTADEGQFAFRRNRNSTYLPPVLGGFGNWPWCDKHEGGLADKKYRFALTSISKPVPKCIGLARRRLGRGGRVILDRCTSDLDDMWSSLDFTIHEPKREASNSNTTATNSTPVKKEWLHFRPKTPPESVHSPSEESSDTDSDVEPVLSPSKPLPYPFPPEATSICVEVEPERVGDEPPFTSEFNIADYFSVDALSDFDLAVASVNGSACVSGLSDNSSSDLRTDELGSSHFVVTPLCSNLFAQPVTQQSRPQCSGGGSSVVNTSSSSIPSSSSCVTNQATTLSTVSTQCTSVAIETQSNYQSRQHRQLPYNSNAASILSKSLTSPTNNRNGGNCGSGGSAGVRVFSAATTPSGTITNFGNGHQNGPLSHISNSNNLPNSTHVVNNQPTIVLPQKHPPSNLLPGLITQSKLASIARQQQQQTQSQAQQIPTSGEITLNSNSESLNLEVDGVENSPCETKSQQQQLVRANKTNSLAMEVT